Proteins encoded in a region of the Acetomicrobium thermoterrenum DSM 13490 genome:
- the gltS gene encoding sodium/glutamate symporter, translated as MSWGLINGIFTINLDGMWTTALAAVLLLVGYGLRRRIGILEHFCIPAPVIGGVLMSLLVLFLHHRGGSSIKFNTALQSPLMIAFFTTVGIGGSFGLLKRGGKALIIYLVFCWGMALFQNGFGVGLAKLLGIHPVLGVMAGAVSLEGGHGGAAAFGPVAESLGVSGAQVVAIASATYGLIAGGLLGGPVARWLIDRYKVTISPNDDVVYMQHLQEGKEEKREGFASFDFIKMLALVLVIMALGSFVTGKVKELYNFSLPGYVAAMFVAVVFRNINDHVGFVKLHDKAIELISDVSLGIFLTMAMMSLRIWELYDLAVPLIVILVMQTVAILLIAAFLLFRILGKDYDAAVMCAGFVGHGMGATPNAVANMSAVCEHYNVMSYKAFLIIPLCGAVLIDLVGIPSIVWFINYFAN; from the coding sequence ATGTCTTGGGGTCTGATTAACGGCATATTTACAATCAATCTGGATGGCATGTGGACTACAGCTTTAGCTGCTGTACTGCTTTTGGTTGGTTATGGCTTGAGGCGACGAATAGGCATTTTAGAGCATTTTTGCATCCCTGCACCTGTTATAGGTGGTGTTTTAATGTCGCTATTAGTCTTGTTCTTGCACCACCGGGGTGGCAGTTCAATTAAATTCAACACTGCTCTTCAGTCTCCCCTGATGATAGCCTTTTTCACGACCGTTGGCATCGGAGGCAGCTTTGGACTGCTCAAGCGAGGCGGGAAAGCCCTAATCATCTACCTGGTGTTTTGTTGGGGAATGGCGCTTTTTCAAAATGGCTTCGGGGTCGGCTTGGCGAAGCTGTTGGGCATACATCCTGTTTTGGGTGTCATGGCCGGTGCTGTATCATTGGAAGGAGGGCATGGAGGAGCAGCAGCCTTCGGCCCTGTTGCAGAAAGTTTAGGCGTTTCTGGAGCACAAGTAGTTGCAATCGCTTCAGCTACATACGGGCTGATTGCAGGAGGTCTTTTGGGAGGCCCTGTAGCCAGGTGGTTGATAGATCGCTATAAAGTAACGATTAGTCCGAATGACGATGTAGTTTATATGCAACATCTACAAGAGGGTAAGGAGGAAAAGCGCGAGGGGTTTGCCAGTTTCGATTTTATAAAGATGCTGGCGCTCGTATTAGTGATAATGGCTCTCGGTAGTTTTGTAACGGGTAAAGTTAAGGAGTTGTACAATTTCAGTCTTCCCGGGTACGTGGCTGCCATGTTTGTGGCGGTGGTGTTTCGCAACATAAATGATCATGTGGGGTTCGTAAAATTGCACGACAAAGCCATAGAGTTAATCTCAGATGTATCTTTGGGTATATTTTTAACTATGGCGATGATGAGTCTGCGAATATGGGAATTATACGATCTGGCTGTTCCCTTGATTGTAATTCTTGTAATGCAGACGGTAGCAATTTTGTTGATAGCTGCCTTTTTGCTTTTCAGGATATTGGGCAAGGATTATGATGCTGCTGTAATGTGTGCCGGATTTGTGGGGCACGGAATGGGAGCTACTCCTAATGCGGTGGCGAACATGAGCGCTGTTTGCGAACATTACAATGTCATGTCTTACAAGGCTTTTTTAATCATACCTTTATGTGGGGCTGTGCTCATAGATCTTGTTGGTATTCCTTCTATAGTATGGTTTATAAATTATTTTGCAAATTAA
- a CDS encoding ABC transporter ATP-binding protein: MLGELSKIILVNQYLYRAKLGIARTFQIAKPFGLLTAEENVLVGMGCKLHGNISSLFKNCRKKEILQKADEIINLIGLSDSKNQLASSLPIGLLRKLEIGRALATAPSLLLLDEPASGLNNQERNELAELVEKIRKLGISIILIEHTMSFVMNLSDRIVVLHRGNKIAEGTPREVANDPLVIEVYLGTKGVKYAS; the protein is encoded by the coding sequence GTGCTGGGAGAGTTATCTAAAATTATTCTCGTCAATCAATACCTCTATAGGGCGAAGCTCGGGATAGCGCGTACATTCCAAATAGCTAAACCCTTTGGCCTATTGACAGCAGAAGAAAACGTACTTGTCGGTATGGGTTGCAAATTACATGGCAACATCTCTTCGTTGTTTAAAAACTGTCGAAAAAAGGAAATCCTGCAAAAGGCAGATGAGATTATAAATCTGATCGGCCTTTCCGATTCTAAAAATCAGTTAGCCTCCTCTTTGCCTATAGGTTTATTAAGAAAACTTGAAATCGGAAGGGCCCTGGCAACTGCCCCTTCGTTGTTATTATTGGATGAACCTGCATCGGGGCTGAACAACCAAGAGAGAAACGAACTTGCCGAGCTGGTAGAAAAAATCAGAAAACTGGGGATTTCAATCATCCTAATAGAACATACAATGAGTTTTGTGATGAATTTGAGCGACAGAATTGTCGTGCTCCATAGGGGAAATAAAATTGCAGAAGGAACTCCGCGAGAAGTTGCCAACGATCCTTTGGTGATTGAGGTGTATCTTGGAACAAAGGGGGTTAAATATGCTTCTTAA
- a CDS encoding ABC transporter ATP-binding protein — translation MLLNVQDIEIAYDRIKVLWGVTLCVGEGEIVSLLGANGAGKSTLLKGIMGIVPLQRGSISFLEKDVSKKHPWKKAKMGIAYIPEGGRVFPDLTVEENLMLIASLHKEAFDVKENLDLVYSLFPVLKERLQQKAGTLSGGERQMLAIGRALMSKPKLLLIDEVSMGLMPKLVSEVFNTLSLLKEYGISILLTEQNVPEALAISDRGYVLENGRITISGNSEELLGNEMVKMSFLGL, via the coding sequence ATGCTTCTTAACGTTCAAGATATTGAGATTGCTTATGATCGAATTAAAGTCCTATGGGGCGTAACTTTATGTGTAGGCGAAGGTGAAATTGTCTCCTTACTTGGCGCCAATGGAGCAGGAAAAAGCACTTTGCTAAAAGGCATCATGGGTATAGTTCCTCTACAGAGGGGATCTATATCTTTCCTAGAAAAGGATGTTTCGAAAAAACATCCCTGGAAAAAAGCTAAAATGGGGATTGCCTATATACCTGAAGGGGGCAGAGTTTTTCCAGATCTGACAGTGGAGGAAAACTTGATGTTAATAGCCAGCCTTCATAAAGAAGCCTTCGACGTAAAGGAAAATCTGGACCTGGTTTATTCTTTATTTCCCGTCTTAAAGGAAAGGTTGCAGCAAAAGGCCGGAACTTTGAGCGGCGGGGAGAGACAAATGCTTGCGATCGGGAGAGCATTGATGTCGAAACCAAAGCTACTTTTGATTGACGAAGTATCGATGGGTTTAATGCCAAAGCTTGTATCCGAGGTGTTCAATACGCTAAGTTTATTAAAAGAATATGGAATAAGCATTTTGCTAACCGAACAAAATGTCCCAGAAGCATTGGCGATATCCGATAGGGGATATGTGTTAGAAAACGGGCGCATCACAATATCCGGCAATTCCGAAGAACTGCTCGGAAACGAGATGGTGAAGATGTCATTCCTTGGATTGTAA
- a CDS encoding rhodanese-like domain-containing protein, giving the protein MPERIEIEEARKKVKAGEALLVCAYADENKFKKVHLEGAISLQELQSKEDDLPKDKELIFYCA; this is encoded by the coding sequence ATGCCGGAGAGAATTGAAATAGAAGAAGCGAGAAAGAAGGTAAAGGCAGGGGAAGCACTTTTGGTTTGCGCCTATGCTGATGAAAATAAGTTTAAAAAGGTGCATCTCGAAGGAGCCATATCCCTTCAGGAACTACAAAGCAAGGAGGATGACTTGCCAAAGGATAAGGAGCTAATCTTCTACTGCGCCTGA